Proteins from a genomic interval of Pseudodesulfovibrio nedwellii:
- a CDS encoding response regulator produces the protein MNIMIVDDHPLFREGLKAIVNRDNRYTVCAEAGNGKEGIAIAKESHPDIMLVDISMPEKNGVQMIRELKSSLPKTQFIIISMHSEADYIVEAFRAGATGYMIKESASSQLIKGLDTVAAGELFLDNALSQEVVFKLLQSKPDTPDGSSDPYSTLTPREQEVMRMLAEGLTAKEVAEKLFISPKTVENHRTNLMKKLGLKSTVELVRYAARLGLIDIETWAI, from the coding sequence ATGAATATCATGATCGTTGATGACCACCCTCTATTCAGGGAAGGTCTCAAAGCCATCGTCAACCGGGACAATCGCTACACAGTGTGTGCTGAAGCCGGGAATGGCAAAGAAGGCATTGCCATAGCCAAAGAAAGTCATCCAGACATCATGCTGGTGGATATTTCCATGCCTGAAAAAAATGGCGTTCAGATGATCCGTGAACTCAAGTCTTCATTACCGAAAACACAGTTCATCATCATTTCCATGCACTCTGAAGCCGACTACATCGTGGAAGCCTTCCGAGCCGGAGCCACAGGATACATGATCAAGGAATCTGCTTCATCCCAACTCATTAAGGGGCTTGATACCGTCGCAGCAGGTGAACTTTTCCTGGACAACGCACTCTCTCAGGAAGTGGTATTCAAACTCCTGCAATCAAAACCAGACACTCCCGACGGCAGCAGTGACCCTTACTCTACTCTGACCCCCCGAGAGCAGGAGGTCATGCGCATGCTGGCGGAAGGGCTGACAGCCAAAGAAGTGGCAGAAAAGCTCTTCATCAGCCCCAAAACCGTGGAAAATCACCGCACCAATCTCATGAAAAAACTAGGCCTCAAAAGTACGGTAGAACTTGTCCGTTACGCGGCCCGACTCGGCCTCATCGACATAGAGACCTGGGCCATCTGA
- a CDS encoding Hsp20/alpha crystallin family protein, with product MSNIMKKEDKSMARYRPATDILECEDGFYIYMDMPGVRREDMTIDLQEGELTVTGRTSLVRHPSEQYVEMQFGDCEYVRSVSITDIVDRERIKANLDGGVLELHLPKVEKVKPKRISISQG from the coding sequence ATGAGCAATATTATGAAGAAAGAAGACAAAAGCATGGCTCGCTATCGTCCGGCCACGGATATTCTGGAATGCGAGGATGGATTTTATATTTATATGGATATGCCCGGTGTTCGACGCGAGGACATGACTATTGATTTGCAAGAAGGCGAGTTGACAGTCACGGGTAGGACGAGTTTGGTCCGGCATCCCAGTGAGCAGTATGTGGAGATGCAATTCGGCGATTGTGAATACGTTCGTTCCGTTTCCATTACCGATATTGTTGATCGAGAACGGATCAAAGCCAACCTTGACGGCGGCGTGCTTGAGTTGCATCTGCCCAAGGTCGAGAAGGTCAAGCCCAAGAGGATTTCCATCTCCCAAGGGTGA